The Candidatus Effluviviaceae Genus V sp. genome window below encodes:
- a CDS encoding response regulator, with protein sequence MSTRDILVVEDDEDILELVRINLEKEGYTVKAATTGEEALESVGKSIPGL encoded by the coding sequence GTGAGCACGCGGGACATACTGGTCGTCGAGGACGACGAGGACATTCTGGAGCTGGTCCGGATCAACCTCGAGAAGGAAGGCTACACCGTCAAGGCCGCCACGACCGGCGAGGAGGCGCTCGAATCGGTCGGGAAGAGCATTCCCGGTCT